In Pan troglodytes isolate AG18354 chromosome 21, NHGRI_mPanTro3-v2.0_pri, whole genome shotgun sequence, one genomic interval encodes:
- the CYP24A1 gene encoding 1,25-dihydroxyvitamin D(3) 24-hydroxylase, mitochondrial codes for MSSPISKSRSLAAFLQQLRSPRQPPRLVTSTAYTSPQPREVPVCPLTTGGETQNAAALPGPTRWPLLGSLLQILWKGGLKKQHDTLVEYHKKYGKIFRMKLGSFESVHLGSPCLLEALYRTESAYPQRLEIKPWKAYRDYREEGYGLLILEGEDWQRVRSAFQKKLMKPGEVMKLDNKINEVLADFMGRIDELCDERGHIEDLYSELNKWSFESICLVLYEKRFGLLQKNAGDEAVNFIMAIKTMMSTFGRMMVTPVELHKSLNTKVWQDHTLAWDTIFKSVKACIDNRLEKYSQQPSADFLCDIYHQNRLSKKELYAAVTELQLAAVETTANSLMWILYNLSHNPQVQQKLLKEIQSVLPENQVPRAEDLRNMPYLKACLKESMRLTPSIPFTTRTLDKATVLGEYALPKGTVLMLNTQVLGSSEDNFEDSSQFRPERWLQEKEKINPFAHLPFGIGKRMCIGRRLAELQLHLALCWIVRKYDIQATDNEPVEILHSGTLVPSRELPIAFCQR; via the exons ATGAGCTCCCCCATCAGCAAGAGCCGCTCGCTTGCCGCCTTCCTGCAGCAGCTGCGCAGTCCGAGGCAGCCCCCGAGACTGGTGACATCTACGGCGTACACGTCCCCTCAGCCGCGAGAGGTGCCAGTCTGCCCGCTGACAACTGGTGGCGAGACTCAGAACGCGGCTGCCCTGCCGGGCCCCACCAGGTGGCCACTGCTGGGCAGCCTGCTGCAGATTCTCTGGAAAGGGGGGCTCAAGAAACAGCACGACACCCTG GTGGAGTACCACAAGAAGTATGGCAAGATTTTCCGCATGAAGTTGGGTTCCTTTGAGTCGGTGCACCTGGGCTCGCCATGCCTGCTGGAAGCGCTGTACCGCACCGAGAGCGCCTACCCGCAGCGGCTGGAGATCAAACCGTGGAAGGCCTATCGCGACTACCGCGAAGAAGGCTACGGGCTGCTGATCCT GGAAGGGGAAGACTGGCAGCGGGTCCGGAGTGCCTTTCAAAAGAAACTAATGAAACCAGGGGAAGTGATGAAGCTGGACAACAAAATCAATGAG GTCTTGGCTGATTTTATGGGCAGAATAGATGAGCTCTGTGATGAAAGAGGCCACATTGAAGACTTGTACAGCGAACTGAACAAATGGTCGTTTGAAA GTATCTGCCTCGTGTTGTATGAGAAGAGATTTGGGCTTCTCCAGAAGAATGCAGGGGATGAAGCTGTGAACTTCATCATGGCCATCAAAACA aTGATGAGCACGTTTGGGAGGATGATGGTCACTCCAGTCGAGCTGCACAAGAGCCTCAACACCAAGGTCTGGCAGGACCACACTCTGGCCTGGGACACCATTTTCAAATCAG TCAAAGCTTGTATCGACAACCGGTTAGAGAAGTATTCTCAGCAGCCTAGTGCAGATTTCCTTTGTGACATTTATCACCAGAATCGGCTTTCAAAGAAAGAATTGTATGCTGCTGTCACAGAGCTCCAGCTGGCTGCGGTGGAAACG ACAGCAAACAGTCTAATGTGGATTCTCTACAATTtatcccataatccccaagtgcAACAAAAGCTTCTTAAGGAAATTCAAAGTGTATTACCTGAGAATCAGGTGCCACGGGCAGAAGATTTGAGGAATATGCCGTATTTAAAAGCCTGTCTGAAAGAATCTATGAG gCTTACGCCGAGTATACCATTTACAACTCGGACTCTTGACAAGGCAACAGTTCTGGGTGAATATGCTTTACCCAAAGGA ACAGTGCTCATGCTAAATACCCAGGTGTTGGGATCCAGTGAAGACAATTTTGAAGATTCAAGTCAGTTTAGACCTGAACGTTGGCTTcaggagaaggaaaaaattaatccTTTTGCGCATCTTCCATTTGGCATTGGAAAAAGAATGTGCATTGGTCGCCGATTAGCAGAGCTTCAACTGCATTTGGCTCTTTGTTGG ATTGTCCGCAAATATGACATCCAGGCCACAGACAATGAGCCTGTTGAGATACTACACTCAGGCACCCTGGTGCCCAGCCGGGAGCTCCCCATCGCGTTTTGCCAGCGATAA